A DNA window from uncultured Methanoregula sp. contains the following coding sequences:
- the mtrD gene encoding tetrahydromethanopterin S-methyltransferase subunit D, producing the protein MSAVAAKPQAGGAINPGAMAVGVVMLIILLGIAFYVSPGVGFMALIGIVIGGILIGFGTHFVPVGGAPAAMGQAPGIATGVAMLAAGAGLAGLFGGAWAAAAGQSLIVVVVSGGIGGGLMMAITCMMVNFVYVFGMGIPAASGKVAKDPITGDTQAEYKSQGTEGHGLPFVSFVGGVIGGILGGAGGTLIYVELLNLYQATLPTVMQITSAQVMPIAVSVAGMFAVGLFLVNAVLTAYNITGTIEGPHDPKFKRWPRSIVASAVASALCGLVAILIVVL; encoded by the coding sequence ATGAGCGCAGTTGCAGCAAAGCCCCAGGCGGGCGGCGCAATCAACCCCGGCGCAATGGCAGTCGGCGTTGTGATGCTCATCATCCTTCTCGGGATTGCGTTCTACGTATCCCCGGGCGTCGGCTTCATGGCCCTCATCGGTATCGTCATCGGCGGTATCCTGATCGGCTTCGGCACCCACTTCGTACCGGTCGGCGGTGCTCCCGCAGCAATGGGACAGGCTCCCGGTATCGCAACAGGTGTCGCGATGCTCGCAGCTGGTGCCGGCCTTGCAGGTCTCTTCGGAGGCGCATGGGCAGCAGCAGCAGGACAGAGCCTGATTGTCGTAGTCGTCTCCGGCGGTATCGGCGGCGGACTGATGATGGCAATCACCTGTATGATGGTGAACTTCGTTTACGTCTTTGGCATGGGTATTCCCGCAGCATCCGGTAAGGTTGCAAAGGACCCGATCACCGGAGACACGCAGGCAGAATACAAATCCCAGGGCACTGAAGGTCACGGCCTCCCGTTCGTCTCGTTCGTTGGCGGCGTGATCGGCGGTATCCTCGGAGGTGCCGGCGGTACTCTCATCTACGTCGAGCTGCTCAACCTTTACCAGGCAACGCTCCCGACCGTTATGCAGATTACCTCCGCACAGGTCATGCCCATTGCAGTATCCGTTGCAGGTATGTTCGCCGTAGGTCTCTTCCTCGTGAATGCAGTGCTCACCGCATACAACATCACGGGAACCATCGAAGGACCCCACGACCCGAAGTTCAAGCGCTGGCCACGGTCAATCGTAGCATCCGCAGTCGCATCAGCCCTCTGCGGCCTTGTGGCGATCCTGATCGTCGTACTCTGA
- the mtrC gene encoding tetrahydromethanopterin S-methyltransferase subunit C: protein MSVKVEVIEGGVPHQKILIAGLISTLVCIYLTYLNVLTNTEMFSFFGGLAVIAALIWGSHTIKVLCSYGIGTGVPSAGMIAFGSGVIAMLLATKFGILAPIVALVLAAIIGFILGYVSNNILNMKIPAMVQALTEMAIVGALTLMGFAALITGGFTFAGLTTGKISVMGMTLLTHQNSFLGGCLIAVAFLLGAIAIQHPFNACLGPGWKQDRMLMLTAECGFLSMLVAAVMSFAFVSIGSAVISLIIAIIGWLYTYQQYMVLSKRDAAAWLDSKPIPDVEGH from the coding sequence ATGTCAGTAAAAGTTGAAGTTATCGAAGGAGGCGTTCCGCACCAGAAGATCCTGATCGCGGGCCTCATCAGCACCCTCGTGTGCATCTACCTGACGTACCTCAATGTACTCACCAACACCGAGATGTTCTCATTCTTCGGTGGACTCGCGGTGATCGCTGCATTGATCTGGGGTAGCCACACCATCAAGGTGCTCTGCAGCTACGGTATCGGAACAGGTGTCCCGTCCGCAGGTATGATTGCATTCGGCTCTGGTGTCATCGCCATGCTGCTTGCAACCAAGTTCGGCATCCTCGCTCCCATCGTAGCACTTGTGCTTGCAGCCATCATCGGGTTCATTCTCGGGTATGTCTCCAACAACATCCTGAACATGAAGATCCCGGCCATGGTCCAGGCCCTCACCGAGATGGCAATTGTCGGCGCACTCACCCTCATGGGTTTTGCCGCACTCATCACCGGCGGGTTCACGTTCGCCGGCCTGACCACGGGCAAGATCAGCGTCATGGGTATGACACTCCTGACCCACCAGAACTCGTTCCTTGGCGGCTGCCTTATCGCTGTCGCATTCCTGCTCGGTGCAATCGCCATCCAGCACCCGTTCAACGCGTGCCTGGGACCCGGCTGGAAACAGGACCGCATGCTCATGCTCACCGCTGAATGCGGGTTCCTCTCGATGCTCGTTGCAGCAGTCATGTCCTTTGCCTTCGTCAGCATCGGATCTGCAGTAATCTCGCTCATCATCGCCATCATCGGCTGGCTCTACACGTACCAGCAGTACATGGTGCTCTCGAAGCGCGATGCAGCAGCCTGGCTTGACTCAAAGCCGATTCCGGATGTGGAGGGACACTGA
- the mtrB gene encoding tetrahydromethanopterin S-methyltransferase subunit B produces the protein MAYIQVLPEFGLVADPVAGIVTTAGESLSPVIEKVAILEATSDDLVNMLAGEGNLLASFPGRENGLAIGASINSFWYGIAVGLLIAGVIAFQLIKVH, from the coding sequence ATGGCATACATACAGGTACTCCCCGAGTTCGGCCTTGTGGCTGACCCCGTTGCGGGTATTGTAACCACTGCAGGGGAATCACTCTCACCCGTCATCGAGAAGGTAGCAATCCTTGAAGCCACGAGCGACGATCTCGTCAACATGCTCGCGGGAGAAGGCAACCTGCTCGCATCGTTCCCGGGCAGGGAGAACGGACTTGCAATCGGTGCCAGCATCAACTCGTTCTGGTACGGTATTGCAGTCGGACTACTCATTGCAGGAGTCATTGCATTCCAGCTGATCAAGGTGCACTAA
- the mtrA gene encoding tetrahydromethanopterin S-methyltransferase subunit A, translating into MADKKSPASGWPLVKGDFHSGDANSPVAVVTMGSHLDEQGVCDAGAALCGSCKTENLGLEKVIANVIANPNIRFILLCGTEVKGHLSGQTLSALHKSGVKEGRVVGAEGAIPFIENLNDAAIKRFQEQVEIVNIMESEDMGAIKAKINELKAKDPGAFAADAIVVEVKEAAGGAEEATGEARPLSGEMALITARMKVIEKMVTDIGYRNKFAAGVYAGKIEGLMIGLIISFALVGFLMLG; encoded by the coding sequence ATGGCAGACAAGAAATCACCAGCAAGTGGATGGCCGCTCGTCAAGGGAGACTTCCACTCAGGCGACGCAAACAGCCCAGTCGCTGTTGTCACCATGGGTTCACACCTCGATGAACAGGGCGTCTGCGATGCAGGCGCGGCTCTCTGCGGTTCCTGCAAGACCGAGAACCTCGGTCTCGAGAAGGTTATCGCCAACGTGATTGCCAACCCCAACATCAGGTTCATCCTGCTCTGCGGTACTGAAGTGAAAGGTCACCTTTCAGGACAGACCCTTTCAGCGCTCCACAAGAGCGGTGTCAAGGAAGGCAGAGTCGTCGGCGCAGAAGGCGCTATTCCATTCATCGAGAACCTCAACGATGCAGCTATCAAGCGCTTCCAGGAACAGGTTGAGATCGTCAACATCATGGAAAGCGAAGACATGGGTGCCATCAAGGCGAAGATCAACGAACTCAAGGCCAAAGACCCGGGTGCGTTCGCCGCTGATGCCATTGTCGTTGAAGTCAAAGAGGCAGCCGGTGGCGCAGAAGAAGCAACCGGAGAAGCACGCCCGCTGTCCGGTGAGATGGCACTTATTACGGCCCGCATGAAAGTCATCGAGAAGATGGTGACCGATATCGGGTACCGGAACAAGTTCGCCGCCGGGGTCTATGCAGGTAAGATCGAAGGCCTGATGATCGGTCTGATCATCTCGTTTGCCCTGGTCGGATTCTTAATGCTGGGGTGA
- a CDS encoding tetrahydromethanopterin S-methyltransferase subunit F, translating into MAEDAKSTGPIRMVAIDNMVENIRYKSQILARTNKIDSAVTATGLVGFVAGLLLAVILIVLPALLMG; encoded by the coding sequence ATGGCAGAAGACGCAAAATCAACAGGACCTATCAGGATGGTGGCTATCGACAACATGGTGGAGAACATCCGCTACAAGTCACAGATCCTTGCCAGGACCAACAAGATTGACTCGGCAGTCACTGCAACCGGGCTCGTCGGCTTCGTAGCCGGTCTGCTCCTTGCTGTGATCCTGATCGTACTGCCGGCATTACTTATGGGATGA
- the mtrA gene encoding tetrahydromethanopterin S-methyltransferase subunit A, which yields MADKKSPASGWPLVKGDFHSGDANSPVAVVTMGSHLDEQGVCDAGAALCGSCKTENLGLEKVIANVIANPNIRFILLCGTEVKGHLSGQTLSALHKSGVKEGRVVGAEGAIPFIENLNDAAIKRFQEQVEIVNIMESEDMGAIKAKINELKARDPGAFAADAIVVEVKEAAGGAEVAAAGANPQFLEIEKRLDKIEKKLEFVDAEVAQRVGRKIGRDIGILYGLVAGITVFVMLLFLLQKLMTQV from the coding sequence ATGGCAGACAAGAAATCACCAGCAAGTGGATGGCCGCTCGTCAAGGGGGACTTCCATTCAGGCGACGCAAACAGCCCAGTCGCTGTTGTCACCATGGGTTCACACCTCGATGAACAGGGCGTCTGCGATGCAGGCGCGGCTCTCTGCGGTTCCTGCAAGACCGAGAACCTCGGTCTCGAGAAGGTTATCGCCAACGTGATTGCCAACCCCAACATCAGGTTCATCCTGCTCTGCGGTACTGAAGTGAAAGGTCACCTTTCAGGTCAGACCCTTTCAGCGCTCCACAAGAGCGGTGTCAAAGAGGGCAGAGTCGTCGGCGCTGAAGGGGCTATCCCTTTCATCGAGAACCTCAACGATGCGGCTATCAAGCGCTTCCAGGAGCAGGTTGAGATCGTCAACATCATGGAAAGCGAAGACATGGGCGCCATCAAGGCGAAGATCAACGAACTCAAGGCCCGTGACCCGGGCGCGTTCGCTGCTGACGCCATTGTCGTTGAAGTTAAGGAAGCCGCAGGCGGTGCAGAAGTTGCCGCTGCAGGTGCAAACCCACAGTTCCTCGAGATCGAGAAGAGACTCGACAAGATCGAGAAGAAACTCGAGTTCGTGGATGCGGAAGTTGCACAGCGGGTTGGACGAAAAATCGGGCGGGACATCGGTATCCTGTACGGCCTCGTAGCAGGTATAACCGTATTTGTGATGCTGCTGTTCCTTCTCCAGAAATTGATGACGCAGGTATAA
- the mtrH gene encoding tetrahydromethanopterin S-methyltransferase subunit H, translating to MFRFEKEQSVWDFNGTKIGGQPGEYPTVLGASIFYNKHECVLDDHTGKIDKAKAEALWNRCQVLSDMTGVPHFIQIIAEYGAAFESYFSWFDSIDNKTAFLMDSSAPTALAHACKYVTEVGLANRAIYNSINGSIPPENIEALKNSDVDAAIVLAFNPGDPSVAGREKVLVEGGVAGQAKGMLAIAEECGIKRPILDTAATPLGLGSGGSYREILACKAIHGYPTGGAYHNMTVSWTWLKRWKGSKKTPSVLEAGYAGKDVLKEQMCHHYLGGMEGIKQAAWSAPDIGCNMIASTLGADLIMYGPIENVEAMITAQAYTDITVLEATRQLGIECKSESHPIFKLI from the coding sequence ATGTTCAGATTCGAAAAAGAACAGAGTGTCTGGGACTTCAACGGCACCAAGATCGGAGGACAGCCCGGAGAGTACCCGACTGTCCTTGGTGCTTCTATCTTCTACAACAAGCACGAGTGCGTGCTTGACGACCACACGGGTAAGATCGACAAGGCAAAGGCAGAAGCCCTTTGGAACCGCTGTCAGGTCCTCTCGGACATGACCGGTGTTCCGCATTTCATCCAGATCATTGCGGAATATGGCGCAGCATTTGAGAGCTACTTCAGCTGGTTCGACTCAATCGACAACAAGACTGCGTTCCTGATGGACTCATCAGCCCCGACCGCACTTGCCCACGCCTGCAAGTACGTTACGGAAGTCGGCCTTGCAAACCGTGCCATCTACAACTCGATCAACGGGTCAATCCCGCCCGAGAACATTGAGGCACTCAAGAACAGCGACGTCGACGCAGCAATCGTTCTCGCATTCAACCCCGGCGACCCGTCCGTTGCCGGCCGCGAGAAGGTGCTCGTTGAGGGTGGCGTTGCAGGTCAGGCAAAGGGTATGCTCGCTATCGCAGAAGAGTGCGGTATCAAGCGCCCGATCCTCGACACTGCAGCAACCCCGCTCGGCCTCGGAAGCGGCGGCTCGTACCGTGAGATCCTTGCCTGCAAGGCAATCCACGGCTACCCGACCGGTGGTGCATACCACAACATGACCGTCTCCTGGACCTGGCTCAAGCGCTGGAAGGGTTCCAAGAAGACCCCCTCGGTCCTCGAAGCAGGATACGCAGGCAAGGATGTCCTCAAGGAGCAGATGTGCCACCACTACCTCGGCGGTATGGAAGGCATAAAGCAGGCCGCCTGGTCAGCACCCGATATCGGCTGCAACATGATTGCATCCACCCTCGGTGCAGACCTCATTATGTACGGACCTATCGAGAACGTCGAAGCAATGATCACGGCACAGGCCTACACGGACATCACTGTCCTTGAGGCAACCCGACAGCTCGGGATCGAGTGCAAATCAGAAAGCCACCCAATCTTTAAATTAATCTAA
- a CDS encoding tetratricopeptide repeat protein has translation MSGMDVPALLDKAHHQMKVGRYDDAIALYDTVLELNGNNTAALENKGKCYYYLGRHEDALATYDKAIAINPNLITVWFEKGYTLRKIHRHEDALVCFERALSIDPEYTFALANKGYSLNELGRYEEAIACFDTILENSPKNIRAMTSKGIALRELGRNEESLAVFDKALDLNPVNSFVWYNKAISLRNLGRSKEADECIKIVNLPRGPGRT, from the coding sequence ATGAGTGGAATGGACGTACCTGCATTACTGGATAAAGCGCATCACCAGATGAAGGTCGGGCGCTACGATGACGCGATTGCCCTGTACGATACGGTTCTGGAGCTGAACGGCAACAATACCGCAGCGCTTGAGAATAAAGGCAAATGCTACTATTATCTCGGGCGGCACGAAGACGCCCTTGCAACCTACGACAAGGCCATTGCGATCAATCCGAATCTCATCACGGTCTGGTTCGAGAAAGGCTATACCCTGCGGAAGATCCACCGGCACGAAGATGCCCTTGTCTGCTTCGAACGGGCGCTCTCCATCGATCCGGAGTATACTTTTGCCCTTGCCAACAAGGGGTATTCCTTGAACGAGCTCGGGCGGTACGAGGAAGCCATCGCCTGCTTTGATACCATTCTGGAGAACAGCCCGAAGAATATCCGGGCCATGACCTCGAAAGGCATTGCCCTGCGGGAACTGGGACGGAACGAGGAATCGCTTGCCGTTTTTGACAAAGCCCTCGATCTCAACCCGGTCAATTCCTTTGTCTGGTACAACAAGGCAATCTCCCTGCGCAATCTCGGGCGGTCCAAGGAGGCCGACGAGTGCATCAAGATAGTCAATCTCCCCCGGGGGCCCGGGAGAACATAA
- a CDS encoding rubredoxin, with translation MVKTATQKKSPQARTAKPATAKNAVAAPKKTAAAAPAKKMVTTAKKPVKKPAVKTPVKKAATKKAGTAPARYRCKLCGYIYSPLRGEPHNGIPAGTEFDDLPDSYVCPVCGQQGKGRIGKWGFEEWRPTRYICSVCSYVYDEKRGEPHRGIKPGTKFEDLPEDYTCPVCAIDPKIRVQFGKVFKQGFEPLYLG, from the coding sequence ATGGTCAAGACCGCTACACAGAAGAAGAGTCCACAAGCCAGGACTGCAAAGCCGGCCACTGCAAAAAACGCCGTTGCCGCCCCGAAAAAGACTGCGGCTGCCGCCCCGGCAAAGAAAATGGTAACGACTGCGAAGAAACCCGTCAAGAAACCGGCAGTAAAAACACCGGTGAAAAAGGCTGCAACCAAAAAAGCAGGAACGGCGCCGGCCCGGTACCGCTGCAAGCTCTGCGGGTACATCTACTCCCCCCTCCGGGGCGAACCGCACAACGGCATCCCTGCCGGCACGGAATTTGACGATCTCCCCGACAGCTATGTCTGCCCGGTCTGCGGGCAGCAGGGCAAAGGCAGGATCGGCAAATGGGGTTTCGAGGAATGGCGCCCGACACGGTATATCTGTTCGGTATGCAGCTATGTTTACGATGAGAAGCGGGGCGAACCCCACCGGGGGATCAAACCGGGGACAAAGTTTGAGGATCTCCCTGAGGATTACACCTGCCCGGTCTGTGCCATCGATCCCAAGATCAGGGTACAGTTCGGGAAGGTCTTCAAACAGGGATTCGAACCTCTCTATCTCGGCTGA
- a CDS encoding MarC family protein, protein MQDLIPGIIYTFSALFIILDPLLSVPIFAAMTKGQTPVEIHKQAFIAVAVAGGLMYLFLVFNTTIFSILGLKLPAFQIAGGILLFLLGLQYALGIEFGHCKERANTAVGVVIGTPLLCGPGTITTVMLLSRDYGLLIPFIAITLALVATWLVLYFASTIQRILGDVVTDIMGKVLGMLVAAIAVQIIASGVIAYIKII, encoded by the coding sequence ATGCAGGACCTCATTCCAGGAATCATCTACACCTTTTCGGCCCTCTTTATCATTCTTGATCCGCTCCTGTCCGTGCCCATCTTTGCAGCCATGACCAAAGGGCAGACCCCTGTCGAGATCCACAAGCAGGCCTTCATCGCTGTCGCCGTTGCCGGCGGGCTGATGTACCTCTTCCTCGTCTTCAACACGACCATCTTCTCCATTCTGGGGCTGAAACTGCCGGCATTCCAGATAGCCGGCGGGATACTCCTCTTCCTGCTGGGTCTCCAGTATGCTCTGGGAATAGAGTTCGGGCATTGCAAGGAGCGGGCCAATACCGCCGTGGGCGTCGTCATCGGGACACCGCTGCTCTGCGGTCCCGGCACGATCACAACCGTGATGCTCCTCTCGCGAGACTACGGCCTTCTCATCCCGTTCATCGCGATCACCCTCGCCCTGGTGGCTACCTGGCTTGTGCTCTATTTTGCATCAACCATCCAGCGTATCCTGGGCGATGTTGTGACGGATATCATGGGAAAAGTGCTCGGGATGCTCGTTGCGGCGATAGCCGTCCAGATCATTGCATCGGGTGTAATCGCGTACATCAAGATCATCTGA
- a CDS encoding phosphatidylglycerol lysyltransferase domain-containing protein — protein MLRAEDFKPVTLADRAFFEEHYARYPQMHSDNTFTNMVCWNHFAAYSYVYRDHNVILASTIDGVTRFRAPIGPRNPALLRSLIRLASDTSDNEPIVLIDPETALWMREVCPGINLVPDRDHFEYVYRSSDLAELPGKNYLTIRRQLSKFRRNCASAVEPITRDNWEEVKRFLIEWCEWKGCESGDPVLANEKDAVFFAIDHLDELPLKGLVIRVFSKIGAMSLFEPLNADTALVHFEKGLPDCEGIYKAINAETAVRLAPKFLYINRESDLGVEGLREAKMRYHPHHMVEVYSMKLDS, from the coding sequence ATGCTCCGGGCAGAGGATTTCAAACCGGTGACGCTTGCCGACCGGGCTTTTTTCGAAGAGCATTATGCCCGGTATCCCCAGATGCACAGCGACAACACGTTCACGAACATGGTCTGCTGGAACCATTTTGCGGCATACTCGTATGTATACCGGGATCATAACGTCATACTTGCAAGTACGATCGACGGGGTAACCCGGTTCAGGGCGCCGATTGGCCCGCGGAATCCGGCACTGCTCCGGTCCCTGATCCGGCTGGCCTCGGATACCAGCGACAATGAGCCGATTGTGCTCATCGATCCGGAAACCGCTCTCTGGATGCGGGAAGTCTGTCCCGGCATCAACCTGGTGCCTGACCGGGACCATTTCGAGTACGTGTACCGGTCCTCCGATCTTGCCGAACTCCCCGGGAAGAATTACTTAACCATCCGCCGACAGCTGAGCAAGTTCCGGCGCAACTGTGCCAGTGCTGTCGAACCCATAACGAGGGACAACTGGGAGGAAGTGAAGCGCTTCCTCATCGAATGGTGCGAGTGGAAAGGCTGCGAGAGCGGGGATCCGGTCCTTGCCAACGAGAAGGACGCTGTCTTTTTTGCCATCGATCATCTCGACGAACTTCCCCTCAAAGGACTGGTCATCAGGGTATTTTCCAAGATTGGAGCCATGTCGCTCTTCGAGCCGCTCAATGCCGACACGGCGCTCGTCCATTTTGAGAAAGGATTGCCGGATTGCGAAGGGATCTACAAGGCGATCAATGCCGAGACGGCAGTCCGGCTTGCCCCGAAGTTCCTGTACATCAACCGCGAGAGCGATCTCGGGGTTGAAGGTCTCCGGGAGGCCAAGATGCGCTACCATCCGCACCATATGGTGGAAGTCTACTCGATGAAACTGGATTCCTGA
- a CDS encoding GNAT family N-acetyltransferase: MGEIEIQCVQSWNADEIVDLYRAGGWWKEEYDPAEIPRLIRGSFVFAVAVDRSTGRAVGMGRVISDGVSDGYVQDLVVLPRFRKLGIGARLLAALVQNCRQSGVTWIGLVAEPGTDRFYKPLGFLPLEGYVPLLLQGDD, from the coding sequence ATGGGTGAAATCGAAATCCAGTGCGTGCAGTCCTGGAATGCGGACGAGATCGTGGATCTCTACCGGGCCGGGGGATGGTGGAAAGAAGAGTATGATCCCGCGGAGATCCCGCGGCTGATCAGGGGGAGTTTTGTTTTTGCCGTTGCTGTTGACCGGTCAACCGGCAGGGCTGTTGGTATGGGACGGGTGATCTCGGACGGGGTCTCTGACGGCTATGTCCAGGACCTTGTCGTTCTCCCCCGGTTCCGGAAGCTGGGGATCGGGGCCCGGCTCCTTGCAGCCCTTGTGCAGAACTGCCGGCAGTCCGGCGTTACATGGATCGGGCTTGTTGCCGAACCCGGCACCGATCGCTTCTACAAACCGCTGGGGTTCCTTCCCCTCGAGGGGTATGTCCCGCTTCTCCTGCAGGGTGATGACTGA
- a CDS encoding (d)CMP kinase has protein sequence MRITVSGLPGSGTTSLSRYLAQRHGFEMISAGEVFRQLAREHNMELAEFGRLAEEDSSYDKMIDARQKEIAESQDNIIVEGRLSGWMVPGADLKIWLFASIDCRIQRIAFRDQVADESTAMCLTLEREACEAGRYRMYYDIDINDLTAYHMVLNSGHWGVEGLGSIVDSAIAQLKN, from the coding sequence ATGCGGATCACCGTGAGCGGGTTGCCCGGAAGCGGGACAACCTCCCTCTCACGGTATCTTGCACAGCGCCACGGGTTTGAGATGATCTCCGCTGGCGAGGTCTTTCGCCAGCTGGCAAGGGAACACAACATGGAGCTGGCCGAGTTCGGCCGCCTTGCCGAGGAAGATTCCTCGTATGACAAGATGATCGATGCCCGGCAGAAAGAGATCGCCGAATCCCAGGACAATATCATTGTGGAAGGCCGGTTATCCGGCTGGATGGTGCCGGGTGCGGATCTCAAGATCTGGCTGTTTGCTTCTATTGACTGCCGCATCCAGCGGATTGCGTTCCGCGATCAGGTAGCCGATGAAAGTACAGCAATGTGTCTCACTCTCGAACGCGAAGCGTGCGAGGCAGGACGGTATCGGATGTACTATGATATCGATATCAACGACCTGACCGCATACCATATGGTCCTCAATTCAGGGCACTGGGGCGTGGAAGGCCTGGGATCGATTGTTGATTCTGCCATCGCGCAGCTCAAAAACTGA
- a CDS encoding EMC3/TMCO1 family protein: MDLGKIWDKYGMYIALVIMMLMMVSYSIEWLRVGVGKGIDTTLAPAVDTFGIPFFILIVILSAFTGLYSSIIQKYTIDYDRMTESQERMKEFQKEYREAQLSQDEKRIKKLEAKRDRVMKDQLEMSQQQFKPMAYILVLTVPIFFWLLFRLSEVHTTITMPYLGTHSLNDAVIWVIPAWIFWYMICSITLSQVIRKSLNIGGL; this comes from the coding sequence ATGGATCTTGGGAAAATCTGGGATAAATACGGCATGTACATTGCCCTCGTCATAATGATGCTGATGATGGTCTCGTACAGTATCGAGTGGCTGAGGGTCGGCGTGGGCAAAGGCATAGATACAACACTTGCCCCTGCTGTAGATACGTTTGGTATTCCGTTCTTCATCCTGATTGTAATCCTGTCGGCATTCACCGGCCTGTACTCCTCCATTATCCAGAAGTACACGATCGATTACGACCGGATGACCGAATCGCAGGAACGGATGAAGGAGTTCCAGAAGGAATACCGGGAAGCCCAGCTCTCCCAGGATGAGAAACGCATCAAGAAACTGGAAGCAAAGAGAGACCGGGTCATGAAGGATCAGCTGGAGATGTCCCAGCAGCAGTTCAAGCCCATGGCCTACATCCTGGTCCTGACCGTCCCCATCTTTTTCTGGCTTCTCTTCAGGCTCTCGGAAGTTCATACAACGATCACGATGCCGTATCTTGGCACGCATTCCCTGAATGATGCGGTTATATGGGTCATCCCGGCATGGATCTTCTGGTACATGATCTGCTCGATCACCTTGAGCCAGGTGATCCGGAAATCCCTCAACATCGGGGGTCTCTGA
- a CDS encoding adenylate kinase, with amino-acid sequence MVGKKVIITGVPGVGKTTVVNEALKKLKEQGIEYQSINFGSFMFEVAKNDKVVENRDQMRTLDRAVQKRLQQRAAQAIAQVSGNVLIDTHASVKTPKGYLAGLPDWVLRELMPDIIVLVETDDDQILMRRLTDETRIRDKEGSRSIAEHQQFNRSIAAAYAMITGCTIRIITNPDFLLERSSSELAEVLR; translated from the coding sequence ATGGTGGGAAAGAAGGTCATCATAACCGGTGTACCCGGGGTCGGCAAGACCACGGTTGTCAACGAGGCATTGAAGAAGCTCAAGGAGCAGGGTATCGAATACCAGTCGATCAATTTCGGCTCGTTCATGTTCGAGGTTGCGAAAAACGACAAGGTTGTCGAGAACCGCGACCAGATGCGGACACTGGATCGGGCGGTCCAGAAACGGCTCCAGCAGCGCGCCGCCCAGGCGATCGCCCAGGTTTCGGGAAATGTCCTGATCGATACCCACGCTTCGGTAAAAACCCCCAAGGGCTACCTTGCGGGGCTTCCCGACTGGGTTCTCCGCGAGCTCATGCCCGACATCATTGTTCTCGTTGAAACGGATGATGACCAGATTCTCATGCGCCGTCTCACCGATGAAACCCGTATCCGCGACAAGGAAGGCTCGCGCTCGATTGCCGAGCACCAGCAGTTCAACCGGTCGATAGCGGCCGCGTATGCGATGATCACGGGCTGCACAATCAGAATCATAACGAACCCCGACTTTTTGCTGGAACGCTCATCGTCGGAACTGGCAGAAGTCCTCAGGTGA